The Sphingosinithalassobacter sp. CS137 genome includes a region encoding these proteins:
- a CDS encoding nitrate/nitrite transporter codes for MATGFLNAEASTSQSSFWSSGHRPTLIAAFLYFDLAFMVWVILGPLAPEISRTLALTPAEKGLMVAVPTLAGALLRVVNGLLVDRIGPKNSGTISQIIVIAGLFTAWAMGVTSFAGTLALGVILGFAGASFAIALPLASRWYPPKHQGKAMGLAGMGNSGTVLAALFAPGLAKTFGWNDVLGLACIPLSIVLVAYVFMAKDAPGRPAPKSLKDYFQPLKAADSWWLMGFYSVTFGGFVGLAASLPIYFTDRFGLTTIQAGYATAACVFAGSLVRPMGGALADAIGGVKALTAVFILAAFALVGIALADDFVTALMLFVIGMLALGTGNGSVFQLVPQRFAAEIGVMTGLVGMAGGIGGFYLASSLGLAKQWTGSFAPGFLVFAGLAIVALVGLMLVKAKWRATWGTAAGVRI; via the coding sequence ATGGCAACAGGCTTTCTCAACGCGGAGGCGTCCACTTCGCAATCGAGCTTCTGGTCAAGCGGGCACAGGCCGACGCTGATCGCAGCGTTCCTCTATTTTGACCTCGCGTTCATGGTGTGGGTGATCCTTGGACCGCTCGCGCCGGAGATTTCCAGGACGCTGGCGCTGACCCCCGCTGAAAAGGGGCTGATGGTCGCTGTCCCGACGCTGGCCGGGGCGCTGCTCCGCGTGGTCAATGGCCTGCTGGTCGACCGGATCGGGCCGAAAAACTCGGGGACGATCAGCCAGATCATCGTGATCGCAGGCCTGTTCACCGCTTGGGCGATGGGGGTGACCAGCTTTGCCGGCACGCTCGCGCTGGGCGTGATCCTTGGCTTTGCCGGGGCGAGCTTCGCGATCGCGCTCCCGCTCGCCAGCCGCTGGTATCCGCCGAAGCATCAGGGCAAGGCGATGGGTCTGGCCGGAATGGGCAATTCGGGCACGGTGCTCGCCGCCCTATTTGCGCCGGGCCTTGCCAAGACCTTCGGCTGGAACGACGTGCTGGGTCTCGCCTGCATTCCGCTTTCGATCGTGCTGGTCGCCTATGTGTTCATGGCGAAGGATGCGCCGGGCCGCCCTGCGCCCAAGTCGCTCAAGGACTATTTCCAGCCGCTCAAGGCTGCGGACAGCTGGTGGCTGATGGGCTTTTACTCGGTGACGTTCGGCGGGTTCGTCGGGCTCGCCGCCAGCCTGCCGATCTATTTCACCGACCGCTTCGGGCTCACGACGATACAGGCAGGCTATGCCACCGCGGCGTGCGTGTTCGCCGGGTCGCTGGTGCGGCCGATGGGCGGCGCGCTGGCCGATGCGATCGGCGGCGTCAAGGCGCTGACCGCCGTGTTCATCCTTGCCGCCTTCGCGCTGGTCGGCATTGCGCTGGCGGACGATTTCGTCACTGCGCTGATGCTGTTCGTGATCGGCATGCTCGCCCTCGGCACCGGCAATGGTTCGGTGTTCCAGCTGGTGCCGCAGCGTTTTGCGGCGGAGATCGGCGTGATGACCGGTTTGGTCGGGATGGCGGGCGGGATCGGTGGCTTCTATCTCGCCTCGTCGCTGGGGCTGGCCAAGCAGTGGACCGGCAGCTTTGCGCCCGGCTTTCTGGTCTTCGCGGGGCTGGCGATCGTCGCGCTCGTCGGGCTGATGCTGGTCAAGGCCAAGTGGCGCGCGACCTGGGGCACCGCTGCCGGCGTGCGGATCTGA
- the nirB gene encoding nitrite reductase large subunit NirB, with product MEMHSVTPAKEDTREHLVVIGNGMAGCRAVEEIIARDPTRYRFTIFGAEPRVNYNRIMLSPVLAGEKAFDDIVINGADWYAEHGIDLIAGDPVVGIDRAAKTVTSRGGVTTGYDKLLIATGSDPFIIPVPGHQLPGVIAFRDMDDVATMLSAAERGGSAVVIGGGLLGLEAAHGLSLRGMKVTVLHLMPSLMERQLDEAAGWLLKQALEARGQAILTGAETAEIIGDGKVEGVRLKDGTEIAADLVVMAVGIRPASGLARAAGLEVGRGIKVDDHMVTSDPDILAVGECVEHDGNVYGLVAPLWDMCRSLADHMTGSPSGYRGSVTSTKLKVSGIDVFSAGDFSGGDGCEDIVMRDGARGVYKRVVIKDDRIVGAVLYGDTTDGNWYFDLLRKQESVADVRDLLIFGQAFARGGGAADPKAAVAALSDDAEICGCNGVTKGQVVSCIAKGSHSLDAVRATCKASASCGSCTGLVESILALTLGEEVQSGAKTMCKCTSFGHDDVRREIVAQDMRSIPEVMQKLHWSTPDGCSSCRPALNYYLLCALPGEYVDDQQSRFVNERMHANIQKDGTYSVVPRMWGGLTNPRELRAIADVVEKYDAPMVKVTGGQRLDIFGIKKEDLPAVWADLNAAGMVSGHAYGKSLRTVKTCVGSEWCRFGTQDSTGLGVKIERATWGSWMPHKFKIAVSGCPRNCAEATIKDFGVVCVDSGYELHVGGNGGMHVRATDLLCKVATEAEAIEHCAAFIQLYREEARYLERTAPWIERVGLDYIRARLLDDDGVRADLAARFFHSQSFSQDDPWAQRAQGAEREHHAPMARFTPVGEMA from the coding sequence ATGGAAATGCACTCTGTCACCCCCGCGAAGGAGGACACGCGCGAGCATCTTGTCGTGATCGGCAACGGCATGGCCGGGTGCCGCGCGGTCGAGGAAATCATCGCGCGCGACCCGACCCGCTATCGGTTCACCATTTTCGGCGCAGAACCGCGGGTGAACTACAATCGCATCATGCTTTCCCCGGTGCTGGCGGGTGAGAAGGCGTTCGATGACATCGTCATCAACGGTGCGGACTGGTATGCCGAACATGGCATCGACCTGATCGCCGGAGATCCGGTGGTGGGGATCGACCGGGCTGCAAAGACCGTAACGTCGCGTGGCGGCGTAACCACCGGCTACGACAAGCTCCTGATCGCCACCGGCAGCGACCCCTTCATCATTCCGGTACCAGGGCACCAACTGCCGGGCGTGATCGCATTCCGCGACATGGACGATGTCGCGACGATGTTGTCCGCTGCAGAAAGGGGCGGGAGCGCGGTGGTGATCGGCGGCGGGCTGCTCGGGCTGGAGGCGGCGCACGGCCTATCGCTTCGGGGCATGAAGGTGACCGTGCTCCATTTGATGCCATCGCTGATGGAGCGGCAGCTCGACGAGGCCGCCGGGTGGCTGCTCAAACAGGCGCTAGAAGCGCGCGGGCAGGCGATCCTGACCGGAGCGGAAACCGCCGAGATTATCGGTGACGGCAAGGTCGAGGGAGTACGGCTCAAGGACGGCACCGAAATCGCCGCCGATCTGGTCGTCATGGCGGTCGGCATCCGCCCAGCCTCGGGCCTTGCGCGTGCTGCCGGACTTGAGGTCGGTCGCGGGATCAAGGTTGATGACCATATGGTCACCAGCGACCCCGACATCCTCGCAGTCGGCGAATGCGTCGAGCATGACGGCAATGTCTATGGCCTGGTCGCGCCGCTGTGGGACATGTGCCGCAGCCTGGCCGATCATATGACCGGCAGCCCTAGCGGTTATCGCGGGTCGGTCACCTCGACCAAGCTCAAGGTGTCGGGAATCGACGTGTTCTCCGCGGGCGATTTCTCCGGCGGGGACGGGTGCGAGGACATCGTGATGCGCGACGGCGCACGAGGGGTGTACAAGCGCGTGGTGATCAAGGACGACCGCATCGTCGGCGCGGTGCTCTATGGCGATACCACCGATGGGAACTGGTATTTCGACCTGCTCAGGAAGCAGGAGAGCGTTGCCGATGTCCGCGACCTGCTGATCTTCGGCCAGGCCTTCGCCCGGGGAGGGGGCGCGGCGGACCCTAAGGCGGCCGTTGCGGCGCTTTCCGACGATGCGGAAATCTGCGGCTGCAACGGCGTGACCAAGGGACAGGTGGTGTCGTGCATCGCCAAGGGATCGCACAGCCTCGACGCGGTGCGCGCCACCTGCAAGGCATCGGCAAGTTGCGGTTCGTGCACGGGCCTGGTCGAATCCATCCTCGCGCTAACGCTGGGCGAGGAGGTGCAGTCGGGCGCGAAGACGATGTGCAAATGTACCAGCTTCGGCCATGACGATGTCCGGCGCGAGATCGTCGCGCAGGACATGCGATCGATCCCGGAGGTGATGCAGAAGCTGCACTGGAGCACGCCCGATGGCTGTTCCTCGTGCCGCCCCGCGCTGAACTACTATCTCCTCTGTGCACTGCCCGGCGAGTATGTGGACGACCAGCAAAGCCGTTTCGTCAATGAGCGGATGCACGCCAACATCCAGAAGGACGGAACCTATTCGGTCGTCCCGCGCATGTGGGGCGGGCTGACCAACCCGCGTGAGCTGCGCGCGATCGCCGATGTCGTCGAGAAGTACGACGCGCCGATGGTCAAGGTGACCGGCGGTCAGCGGCTCGACATCTTCGGGATCAAGAAGGAGGATTTGCCCGCGGTCTGGGCCGATCTCAATGCCGCCGGAATGGTCAGCGGCCATGCCTATGGCAAGTCGCTGCGCACAGTGAAGACGTGTGTCGGCTCCGAATGGTGCCGCTTCGGCACGCAGGATTCGACCGGGCTTGGTGTCAAGATCGAGCGCGCGACCTGGGGGTCGTGGATGCCGCACAAGTTCAAGATCGCGGTCAGCGGGTGCCCGCGCAATTGCGCCGAGGCGACGATCAAGGATTTCGGCGTGGTGTGCGTCGACAGCGGCTACGAGCTGCATGTCGGTGGCAATGGCGGCATGCATGTCCGTGCCACCGACCTGCTTTGCAAGGTCGCGACCGAGGCGGAGGCGATCGAGCATTGCGCCGCCTTCATTCAGCTCTACCGTGAAGAAGCGCGCTATCTCGAGCGCACCGCGCCGTGGATCGAGCGGGTCGGGCTCGACTATATCCGCGCGCGGCTGCTCGACGACGACGGAGTCCGCGCCGACCTCGCCGCGCGCTTCTTCCACTCGCAGAGTTTCTCGCAGGACGATCCCTGGGCGCAGCGCGCGCAGGGTGCCGAGCGCGAGCACCACGCGCCGATGGCGCGCTTCACCCCCGTTGGAGAGATGGCATGA
- a CDS encoding ANTAR domain-containing response regulator, translating to MRIAIIDTSSTRAAIISDGLREAGLVDLVLIDPNGPLAAQIEAAQPEVVLINLENPSRDQLEDCFAMSRALDRPIAMFVDQSDAEATGAAIDAGVSAYVVDGLSKQRIKPVVDLAVRRFQAFSRLQRELDAAKNALAERAAIDRAKAILMKKRGIDEPAAYALLRGQAMRTSRRIVEIAEAIVTAEALMGDLP from the coding sequence ATGCGGATCGCGATCATCGACACGAGCTCAACGCGCGCCGCGATCATCTCCGATGGCTTGCGGGAGGCGGGGCTGGTCGATCTGGTGCTCATCGACCCGAACGGGCCGCTCGCCGCGCAGATCGAGGCGGCGCAGCCCGAGGTCGTGCTGATCAACCTCGAAAACCCCAGCCGCGACCAACTCGAGGATTGCTTCGCCATGTCGCGCGCGCTCGACCGGCCGATCGCGATGTTCGTCGACCAGAGCGATGCCGAGGCGACCGGCGCGGCGATCGACGCCGGGGTCAGCGCCTATGTCGTCGATGGGCTCTCGAAGCAGCGAATCAAGCCGGTGGTCGATCTGGCGGTACGACGATTCCAGGCGTTTTCGCGGCTCCAGCGCGAACTCGATGCGGCCAAGAATGCGCTGGCCGAACGCGCGGCGATCGACCGCGCCAAGGCGATATTGATGAAGAAGCGCGGGATCGACGAGCCCGCCGCCTATGCGCTGCTGCGCGGACAGGCGATGCGGACGAGCCGCCGGATCGTGGAAATTGCGGAAGCGATCGTCACGGCCGAGGCACTGATGGGGGACTTGCCGTGA
- a CDS encoding CmpA/NrtA family ABC transporter substrate-binding protein, with protein MRIGFLPLVDAALPILAHELGFAEAQGLRLELVRDMTWATVRDRLLYGHTDAAHMVAPLAIATALGRGRPAVPMAVPFVLGLNGNAVTFSTALADAVGLSDTLGDPVAIGAALKQVARGRRLRFGVVHRYSSHNYMLRYWLAGVGIRPDIDVDIVVTSPPFAADALAAGEVDGICVGEPWNSIAVDRGVGRIALATAQIWRRGVEKVLAMRSAVVEERRDAVLRLVRALHAAAAHFVDPANAEPNAAILARGDYLDASPDAVLRAITDRLRLTRGGAPVHYPDFMFQYREAANFPWRSQAAWLYAQMTRWDGTGYSDAAAATATQVFRPDLYRQALLGSGAPLPGASSKLEGGLDSPVGVGSVQGRLTLGADRFFDGKSFDPEDIAGYLASLP; from the coding sequence ATGCGGATCGGCTTCCTGCCCCTGGTCGATGCGGCGCTTCCGATTCTGGCGCACGAGCTCGGCTTTGCTGAGGCGCAGGGGCTGCGGCTCGAACTTGTCCGCGACATGACGTGGGCGACGGTACGCGACCGGCTGCTCTACGGTCATACCGATGCAGCTCACATGGTCGCGCCGCTCGCCATCGCGACGGCGCTGGGGCGGGGGCGACCGGCGGTACCGATGGCGGTTCCGTTCGTGCTCGGGCTCAACGGCAATGCCGTGACCTTCTCGACCGCGCTGGCCGATGCAGTGGGCTTGAGCGATACGCTGGGCGATCCAGTGGCGATCGGTGCAGCGCTGAAGCAGGTCGCGCGCGGGCGGCGGCTGCGTTTCGGCGTCGTGCATCGCTATTCCAGCCACAACTATATGCTCCGCTATTGGCTGGCGGGAGTGGGGATCCGTCCCGACATCGATGTCGATATCGTCGTCACCAGCCCACCCTTCGCCGCCGATGCGCTGGCGGCGGGCGAGGTCGACGGCATCTGTGTCGGCGAGCCGTGGAATTCGATCGCGGTCGATCGCGGGGTCGGTCGGATCGCGCTCGCCACGGCGCAGATCTGGCGGCGCGGGGTGGAGAAGGTCCTCGCGATGCGCAGCGCCGTCGTAGAGGAGCGGCGCGATGCGGTGCTGCGGCTAGTCCGCGCGCTCCACGCCGCTGCGGCGCATTTCGTCGATCCGGCCAACGCCGAGCCGAATGCCGCCATCCTCGCGCGCGGGGACTATCTCGATGCCTCACCCGATGCAGTGCTGCGCGCGATCACCGATCGGCTGCGGCTGACCCGGGGAGGCGCGCCGGTCCATTATCCCGATTTCATGTTCCAGTATCGCGAAGCGGCGAACTTCCCCTGGCGCAGCCAGGCGGCGTGGCTTTACGCCCAGATGACGCGATGGGACGGGACCGGCTATTCGGACGCAGCCGCAGCGACCGCGACGCAGGTGTTCCGCCCGGACCTCTATCGCCAGGCGCTGTTGGGATCGGGCGCACCCTTGCCGGGGGCCAGCTCAAAGCTGGAGGGCGGGCTGGACTCGCCGGTCGGGGTGGGATCAGTGCAGGGGCGGCTGACCCTTGGCGCCGATCGCTTCTTCGATGGAAAGTCGTTCGATCCCGAGGACATAGCCGGATATCTCGCCAGCCTTCCTTGA